In Romboutsia lituseburensis, a genomic segment contains:
- a CDS encoding ABC transporter permease, translating into MVDNIKKKKNFSLADNAILFSLISIVLGLIVGAIALVLAGEDPIVAYSAMIEGVFGKPKFIAWTIIRSTPLILTGLSIAFAFKTGLFNIGAEGQFIVGALVATMVGAGIELPAIIHIPLTLLVAALAGAIWGGFAGWLKSKFGINEVIATIMLNWIAFYLSNFMIKSTWLARPNSEASISIHDSASIGIDWLTGLVGPATKVNWGIVISIILVLIIAFVLFKTTLGFELRGVGYNKFGAEYGGINVSSSIFKSMAIAGLLAGIAGAIQVMGVSNNITILAAQEGYGFDGIAVALIANSNPIGVIFSGLLFGAFKYGGTKMQAVGAPSEVVNIVIGSIVYFIALSSVLRMLYVKMRDKKKKGGNA; encoded by the coding sequence ATGGTTGATAATATTAAAAAGAAAAAGAATTTTTCCCTAGCTGACAATGCGATATTATTCTCTTTAATATCTATAGTATTAGGACTTATTGTAGGAGCGATAGCGTTAGTTTTAGCTGGAGAAGATCCAATAGTAGCATATTCAGCTATGATAGAAGGTGTATTTGGAAAACCTAAATTCATAGCGTGGACAATAATAAGATCAACACCTCTTATATTAACAGGTCTTTCTATAGCGTTTGCATTTAAGACTGGTTTATTTAATATAGGAGCTGAAGGACAATTTATAGTAGGTGCATTAGTTGCAACTATGGTAGGAGCTGGAATAGAACTTCCTGCAATTATACATATACCACTTACATTATTAGTAGCAGCATTAGCTGGAGCTATATGGGGTGGATTTGCAGGATGGTTAAAATCTAAGTTTGGAATAAATGAGGTTATAGCAACCATAATGCTTAACTGGATAGCGTTCTATTTAAGTAACTTTATGATAAAGAGTACTTGGTTAGCAAGACCAAATAGTGAAGCATCAATAAGCATACATGATTCAGCTTCAATAGGAATAGATTGGTTAACAGGACTAGTAGGACCTGCGACTAAAGTTAACTGGGGGATAGTAATATCTATAATATTAGTACTTATAATAGCATTTGTATTATTTAAAACTACTTTAGGATTTGAATTAAGAGGCGTTGGATATAACAAATTTGGTGCTGAATATGGTGGAATAAATGTTAGTTCATCAATATTTAAATCTATGGCAATAGCAGGTTTATTAGCAGGTATAGCAGGAGCTATACAAGTTATGGGTGTATCTAACAATATAACAATACTTGCTGCTCAAGAAGGCTATGGTTTTGATGGTATAGCTGTTGCATTAATAGCAAATAGTAATCCGATTGGAGTTATATTCTCAGGATTATTATTCGGTGCATTTAAATATGGAGGAACTAAGATGCAAGCTGTCGGAGCTCCTTCAGAGGTAGTTAATATAGTTATAGGATCAATAGTTTACTTTATAGCTTTAAGTAGTGTTTTAAGAATGTTATACGTAAAAATGAGAGATAAAAAGAAAAAAGGGGGTAATGCATAA
- a CDS encoding ABC transporter ATP-binding protein produces the protein MKNSNVDYSQKVVEMKQITKKFGNFVANENIDLTVHKGEVHALLGENGAGKSTLMNILYGLYQPTSGDILINGKSVNMDNPNVAIANGIGMVHQHFMLVQPFTVAQNIILGTEPTKGLGAVDLKKAIEDVKEISEKYGLYVDPNAKIEDITVGMQQRVEILKALYRGAEILILDEPTAVLTPQEIQELIQIIRNLTKEGKSVIIITHKLKEIKAAADHCTIIRRGKYIDTVKVSEVTEDDLAAMMVGREVNFKVDKAEAKPEQIVLEVKDLTVKDNRKISVVDGLSLEVKAGEILGIAGIDGNGQSELVEALTGLRKAESGSIKVNGKELLNKNPKDMFTSGIKNIPEDRHKRGLILDFSVAENTVLQNYKDPRFSKNGVLNKEAIDKYAEEIVNRFDVRPTDHTTKARALSGGNQQKVIIGREVDNIEVAREATGEAQLLIATQPTRGLDVGAIEFVHQALVKQRDEGNAVLLVSLELDEVMNVSDRIAVIYEGKIVGIVDAKDADENTLGFMMAGGK, from the coding sequence ATGAAGAATAGTAATGTCGACTACAGTCAAAAAGTTGTAGAAATGAAACAGATAACTAAAAAGTTCGGGAATTTCGTTGCAAACGAAAACATAGATTTGACTGTGCATAAAGGAGAAGTACATGCTCTTTTAGGTGAGAATGGAGCAGGAAAATCTACTCTGATGAACATATTATATGGTTTATATCAACCTACATCAGGAGATATTCTTATAAATGGAAAATCAGTAAATATGGATAATCCAAATGTTGCCATTGCCAATGGAATAGGGATGGTTCACCAACATTTCATGTTAGTTCAACCGTTTACAGTAGCTCAAAACATAATACTTGGGACTGAACCAACAAAAGGTCTTGGGGCTGTAGACCTAAAAAAAGCAATAGAAGATGTAAAAGAAATATCTGAAAAATATGGATTATATGTTGATCCAAATGCTAAAATTGAGGATATAACAGTTGGTATGCAACAAAGGGTAGAAATATTAAAAGCCTTATATAGAGGAGCTGAGATATTAATACTAGATGAGCCAACAGCTGTTCTTACACCTCAAGAAATACAAGAGCTTATACAAATTATAAGAAACTTAACAAAAGAGGGTAAATCAGTAATAATAATAACTCATAAATTAAAAGAAATTAAAGCTGCAGCAGATCACTGTACTATAATCAGAAGGGGGAAATATATTGACACAGTAAAAGTTTCTGAAGTAACAGAAGATGATTTAGCAGCTATGATGGTTGGTAGAGAAGTAAACTTTAAAGTTGATAAAGCAGAAGCTAAGCCAGAACAAATAGTATTAGAAGTAAAGGATTTAACAGTAAAAGATAATAGAAAGATATCTGTAGTAGATGGTTTATCTTTAGAAGTTAAGGCAGGAGAAATATTAGGTATAGCTGGTATAGATGGAAATGGACAATCTGAATTAGTAGAGGCTTTAACTGGACTTAGAAAAGCTGAATCAGGAAGTATAAAAGTAAATGGTAAAGAACTTTTAAATAAAAATCCTAAAGATATGTTTACTAGTGGTATAAAGAATATACCTGAAGATAGACATAAGAGAGGGTTAATATTAGACTTCTCTGTAGCTGAAAATACAGTTTTGCAAAACTATAAAGATCCAAGATTCTCTAAAAATGGTGTCTTAAATAAAGAAGCTATTGATAAATATGCTGAAGAAATAGTAAATAGATTTGATGTAAGACCAACAGACCATACAACAAAAGCAAGAGCTTTATCTGGAGGTAACCAACAAAAGGTTATAATAGGTAGAGAAGTTGATAATATAGAGGTGGCTAGAGAGGCAACAGGAGAAGCACAATTATTAATAGCTACTCAACCAACAAGAGGTCTAGATGTTGGTGCTATAGAGTTCGTTCATCAAGCTTTAGTTAAGCAAAGGGATGAAGGAAATGCGGTACTTTTAGTATCTCTAGAATTAGATGAGGTTATGAATGTTTCAGATAGAATAGCTGTAATCTATGAAGGAAAAATAGTGGGAATTGTTGATGCAAAAGATGCAGATGAGAATACACTAGGATTTATGATGGCTGGAGGTAAATAG
- a CDS encoding BMP family lipoprotein, which produces MKLKKLLSLGLAVVMSASMLVGCSSGNKSEGESAGKEEDKVFKIGMVTDVGGVNDESFNQSAWKGLEKIEKEYGKDKVVVKYLESKQDADYVPNLETFIDEDMDLIIGVGFKLSDAIQEASEHYPENQFALIDAAYEKQPKNVTSLLFEDNVSAYLTGLVAGKMTETNKVGFIGGIEGEVIDRFDYGFRAGVEAANPDADVLVQYANSFSDAALGKSIANQMHQKNADIIFSAAGAVGIGAIEAAKENNKKAIGVDQDQNKLAPDNVITSAMKNIDVAVYNMVKSLIEGKYEAGKVVVNTLEMGGVGIAPTSDKHVKEEMLKYVEQEAEKIKSGEIKVPQNKAEYDQLKK; this is translated from the coding sequence ATGAAACTTAAAAAGTTATTATCATTAGGTCTAGCAGTTGTTATGAGTGCTAGTATGCTAGTAGGATGTAGCTCAGGAAATAAATCGGAAGGCGAATCTGCTGGTAAAGAGGAAGATAAAGTTTTTAAAATAGGGATGGTTACAGATGTAGGTGGAGTAAATGATGAATCATTTAACCAATCTGCTTGGAAAGGTCTAGAAAAAATAGAAAAAGAATATGGAAAAGATAAAGTAGTTGTTAAGTATCTAGAATCTAAGCAAGATGCAGACTATGTTCCAAACTTAGAAACATTTATTGATGAGGATATGGACTTAATAATAGGAGTTGGATTTAAGTTATCAGATGCTATACAAGAGGCATCAGAACATTATCCAGAGAATCAATTTGCTCTTATAGATGCAGCTTATGAAAAACAACCAAAGAATGTAACTTCATTATTATTTGAAGATAATGTATCAGCATATTTAACAGGATTAGTAGCAGGAAAAATGACTGAAACTAATAAAGTTGGATTTATAGGTGGTATAGAAGGTGAAGTTATAGATAGATTTGATTATGGATTTAGAGCAGGTGTTGAAGCTGCTAATCCAGATGCAGATGTACTTGTACAATATGCAAATAGCTTCTCAGATGCAGCTTTAGGAAAATCTATAGCTAACCAAATGCATCAAAAAAATGCTGATATAATATTCTCAGCAGCTGGTGCTGTTGGTATAGGTGCTATAGAAGCAGCTAAAGAAAATAACAAAAAAGCTATAGGTGTTGACCAAGATCAAAATAAGTTAGCTCCAGACAACGTAATAACTTCAGCAATGAAGAATATAGATGTAGCTGTCTATAACATGGTTAAGTCTTTAATAGAAGGTAAATATGAAGCTGGAAAAGTTGTAGTTAATACATTAGAAATGGGTGGAGTTGGTATAGCTCCAACTAGTGATAAACATGTTAAAGAAGAAATGTTAAAATACGTTGAGCAAGAAGCTGAAAAGATAAAATCAGGAGAAATAAAAGTTCCTCAAAATAAAGCTGAATACGATCAATTAAAGAAATAG
- a CDS encoding DegV family protein → MKNIKVICDSLSDIPKELIEKYDIEVVPLTVILDGKEYKDGVDISNDEFYKTLREQNAYPKTSQATYAQFKETFERYVNEGRKILYIAGSSVATGTYQSAVMAKNDIDGEIYTYDSLAFSYVIGILVVEAAKLAQEGKDIDEILEAVKILREKTYVLFSVDTLEYLQKGGRISSTKAAIGSILNIKPILDMRDGLVAPVCQVRGKKNVISKMIELIKENCGTDLTNQVICIGYSDDFKERERLTEVVREQFNPKDILYFQIGTCVGSHAGPGLTGIICLKNK, encoded by the coding sequence ATGAAAAATATAAAAGTAATTTGCGATAGTTTATCGGATATACCCAAAGAGTTAATAGAAAAATATGATATAGAAGTTGTACCGTTAACTGTAATATTAGACGGAAAAGAATACAAAGATGGTGTAGATATATCGAATGATGAATTTTATAAAACACTTAGAGAACAAAATGCATATCCAAAAACATCGCAAGCAACATATGCTCAATTTAAAGAAACATTTGAAAGATACGTTAATGAGGGTAGAAAAATACTTTACATAGCAGGATCATCGGTAGCAACAGGAACATATCAAAGTGCTGTCATGGCTAAAAATGATATAGATGGAGAGATTTATACATATGACTCATTAGCATTTTCTTATGTTATAGGTATATTAGTTGTTGAAGCAGCTAAACTTGCTCAAGAAGGTAAAGATATAGATGAAATATTAGAAGCAGTTAAAATACTAAGAGAAAAGACATATGTTTTATTCTCGGTAGATACATTAGAGTATTTACAAAAAGGTGGAAGAATATCTTCTACTAAGGCTGCAATAGGTAGTATATTAAATATAAAGCCGATATTAGATATGAGAGATGGGTTAGTTGCTCCTGTATGTCAAGTTAGAGGCAAGAAGAATGTAATATCTAAAATGATTGAATTAATAAAAGAAAATTGTGGAACAGATTTAACAAATCAAGTTATTTGCATAGGATATAGTGATGATTTTAAAGAAAGAGAAAGATTGACGGAAGTAGTTAGAGAACAATTTAACCCAAAAGATATATTATATTTCCAAATCGGAACTTGTGTAGGATCTCATGCAGGACCTGGTTTAACTGGAATTATATGTCTAAAAAATAAATAG
- the trmL gene encoding tRNA (uridine(34)/cytosine(34)/5-carboxymethylaminomethyluridine(34)-2'-O)-methyltransferase TrmL has protein sequence MSLNVVLVEPEIPQNTGNIIRTCAATGTTLHLVRPLGFSLEDKYLKRSGLDYWDLANIQYYDSFEEVVEKNPEGKFFFSTTKVNQSHSDMEFVENSFVVFGKETKGLPEDLIKSNLETCMRIPMINVEKARSLNLSNSVAIVVYEALRQLGYPNMR, from the coding sequence ATGTCATTAAACGTAGTATTAGTAGAACCTGAGATACCTCAAAATACTGGAAATATAATAAGAACATGTGCTGCAACAGGTACAACATTGCATTTAGTTAGACCATTAGGTTTTTCTTTAGAAGATAAATATTTAAAAAGAAGCGGATTAGATTACTGGGATTTAGCAAATATACAGTACTATGATAGCTTTGAAGAAGTTGTTGAAAAAAATCCAGAAGGAAAGTTTTTCTTCTCAACAACAAAAGTTAATCAATCACATTCTGATATGGAATTTGTTGAAAATTCATTTGTAGTATTTGGTAAAGAAACAAAAGGATTGCCAGAAGATTTGATTAAATCAAATTTAGAGACTTGTATGAGAATACCAATGATAAATGTAGAAAAGGCAAGATCACTAAACTTATCAAACTCAGTTGCGATAGTAGTGTACGAGGCATTAAGACAATTAGGTTATCCTAATATGAGATAA
- a CDS encoding VanW family protein, translating to MKRLKIITVLTAVVIFFLGSINVAQAKNNEEKIYKNIYIENIDVSELTRQEAQNKIENFIKEHNQIVFSNGDNKFVLNISDIEVNYNVRDCVQEAYNIGRDKNVISNIKTKVNLELGEAVNINLNKSYNNEKMQSFIEKIEKGIRISPINASIRLEDENLVYEKETYGIGLDTGKFKRIIISKINKMDYEKEEIPTVTIKPKYLYDDICKINSVLGTYETYFNPNIYNRVNNIRVGAKATSNIILNPTEEFSFNSYIQSPDIKGQFKKAPVIINGKLKEGSGGGLCQVSSTLYNAALYAGLEITNVKNHSIPSSYISKGRDATISTGDIDLKFKNNFETPIFIIHKVYDNKIVSTIYGNETNKKDIEIITEIVKSLPYKIKCQQSDKLYEGQQSIYQKGRKGYTVNTFRIYKGNGDVVKELIKENYYPPMDKIVIYGTKKKIQNNNLNGEVI from the coding sequence GTGAAACGACTTAAAATAATAACAGTATTAACAGCAGTAGTAATCTTTTTTTTAGGAAGTATAAACGTAGCACAGGCTAAAAATAATGAAGAAAAAATTTACAAAAATATATATATAGAAAATATAGATGTTTCTGAATTAACTAGACAAGAAGCTCAAAATAAGATAGAAAATTTTATTAAAGAACATAATCAAATTGTATTTTCTAATGGAGATAATAAATTTGTTTTAAATATAAGTGATATAGAAGTTAATTATAATGTAAGAGATTGTGTTCAAGAAGCCTATAATATAGGCAGAGATAAAAATGTAATATCTAATATAAAAACTAAAGTTAATTTAGAGTTGGGTGAGGCTGTAAATATAAATTTGAATAAATCATATAATAATGAAAAAATGCAATCTTTTATAGAAAAAATTGAAAAAGGTATAAGAATTTCGCCTATTAATGCAAGTATAAGATTAGAAGATGAAAATTTAGTTTATGAAAAAGAAACTTATGGGATAGGATTAGATACAGGTAAATTTAAAAGGATAATAATTAGTAAAATAAACAAGATGGATTATGAAAAAGAAGAAATTCCTACAGTTACCATAAAACCTAAATATTTATATGATGATATATGTAAAATAAATTCAGTACTTGGGACTTATGAAACATATTTTAATCCTAATATATACAATAGAGTTAATAATATAAGAGTAGGAGCTAAAGCCACAAGCAATATTATACTAAATCCAACTGAAGAATTTTCATTTAATTCTTATATACAGTCTCCAGATATAAAAGGGCAATTTAAAAAAGCGCCTGTAATTATAAATGGAAAATTAAAAGAAGGTTCTGGTGGTGGTTTATGTCAAGTATCTTCTACTTTATATAATGCAGCGCTTTATGCAGGACTTGAGATAACAAATGTTAAAAATCATAGTATACCAAGTTCATATATATCAAAAGGAAGAGATGCAACTATATCAACAGGTGATATTGATTTAAAATTTAAAAATAATTTTGAAACTCCTATATTTATTATTCACAAAGTATATGACAATAAAATTGTATCAACTATTTATGGAAATGAAACAAATAAAAAAGATATAGAAATAATTACTGAGATTGTAAAATCTTTACCATATAAAATAAAATGTCAACAAAGTGATAAATTATATGAAGGTCAACAAAGTATTTATCAAAAAGGTCGAAAAGGATATACGGTAAATACCTTTAGAATATATAAAGGAAATGGAGATGTAGTTAAAGAACTTATAAAGGAAAACTATTACCCTCCTATGGACAAGATAGTTATATATGGAACTAAGAAAAAAATACAAAATAATAACCTTAATGGTGAAGTTATCTAA
- the nth gene encoding endonuclease III gives MKDVNKILDVLEETYPDAKCELNYTTPFELLIATILSAQCTDVRVNKVTEVLFKKHNTAKEFSKLSIEEISEEIKSCGLYKSKSQKIKATSEMICELYDGQVPNTLEELVELPGVGRKTANVVLSNAFSQAAMAVDTHVFRVANRIGLVQTQTPEKTEFELMEVIPKKRWSHSHHLLIFHGRRICKARKPECEICPIKNDCSYYKEGND, from the coding sequence ATGAAGGATGTTAATAAAATATTGGATGTATTAGAAGAAACTTATCCAGATGCTAAGTGCGAGTTGAATTATACAACTCCTTTTGAATTATTAATAGCAACAATACTATCTGCTCAATGTACAGATGTCAGAGTTAATAAAGTAACAGAAGTATTATTTAAAAAACATAATACAGCTAAAGAATTTTCAAAACTAAGTATTGAGGAGATAAGTGAAGAAATAAAAAGTTGTGGTTTATATAAAAGTAAATCACAAAAGATAAAAGCTACATCTGAAATGATATGTGAGCTATATGATGGACAAGTTCCAAATACTCTAGAAGAATTAGTTGAACTGCCAGGAGTAGGAAGAAAAACAGCAAATGTTGTTTTAAGTAATGCTTTTAGCCAAGCGGCTATGGCAGTTGATACACATGTGTTTAGAGTAGCAAATAGGATTGGATTGGTTCAAACTCAGACTCCAGAGAAAACAGAGTTTGAACTTATGGAAGTTATACCTAAAAAAAGATGGTCCCATTCTCATCATCTTTTAATCTTTCACGGAAGGAGGATTTGTAAAGCAAGAAAACCAGAATGTGAAATTTGTCCTATAAAAAATGATTGTAGTTATTATAAAGAAGGGAATGACTGA
- a CDS encoding Lon protease family protein — MLTYNNTSEIEPLESILGQKRAIDAMEIGLKINNPAYNIYIAGESGTGKTTYAMKALDKYASQKDNHKDWCYVYNFEHPREPVAIGLEKGLGKVFKKDIEKLIETLLDELVDAFESEDFEIGKNQLIEEYEIEKDTLLKKIKKYGEEKGFKLKNSKVGMVFIPIKDEKEEEEKEKEKSDEEEKKADEEFYKVKRELENMAIQVVYKIRDLEDAAKEALLDLEEEVAKFVIDPHIELLTEKYKGYDKVKKYLVNMRKDILEYVYLFYMDEEELKDKYDKEHFTKYKVNLFVDNGSDKKSSSAPVIVEMNPSPSNLFGKAEYDYYNGGVKTDFTKLIPGAVHKANGGYLVLYTDQLLRYGLSWDMLKRTIQSRKIGVDTQTSIKPESIPIDMKVVLIGNNYMYNLLYNYDADFSKYFKIFVDFDNEMDKNDTNKDGITRFIALQCNKNKLKHFTYDAVQEVIKFSTRVSGDNSKLSTEFNKILEIIIEGDAYATIRGVEYVDKEDVKIAINERRKRLSRIESKMDESLENGFTLMETEGKKIGVINGLSVLNMGEYSFGRPSRITVTTSPGNKGIVNIEREVNMSGPIHNKGVLILGGYLAENFAQEFPLSINAYICFEQNYGGIDGDSATGAELYALISSLSKIPLKQNIAVTGSMNQKGDIQVVGGIAEKVEGFYSTCKRKGLIGNQGVIIPKNNSRNLVLSDELNEAIEKGIFKIYQVERVEQALEILTDMSFDYIKKLTVDKLREFSKIKNESK, encoded by the coding sequence ATGCTAACATATAATAATACATCCGAAATAGAACCTCTAGAAAGTATATTAGGTCAAAAAAGAGCAATTGATGCTATGGAGATAGGGTTAAAAATAAATAACCCTGCTTACAATATATATATAGCTGGTGAATCTGGAACGGGGAAAACAACATATGCTATGAAAGCATTGGATAAATATGCATCACAAAAAGATAATCATAAAGATTGGTGTTATGTATATAACTTTGAGCACCCTAGAGAACCTGTTGCTATAGGACTTGAAAAAGGACTTGGGAAAGTATTCAAAAAAGATATAGAAAAGCTTATAGAAACGTTATTAGATGAATTAGTAGATGCATTTGAAAGTGAAGATTTTGAAATAGGTAAAAACCAATTAATAGAAGAGTATGAGATAGAGAAAGATACACTTCTTAAAAAAATTAAAAAATATGGAGAAGAAAAAGGTTTTAAATTAAAAAATAGTAAAGTTGGTATGGTATTTATACCTATAAAAGATGAAAAAGAAGAAGAAGAAAAAGAAAAAGAAAAAAGTGATGAAGAAGAAAAAAAAGCAGATGAAGAATTTTATAAAGTTAAAAGAGAATTAGAAAATATGGCAATTCAAGTTGTATATAAAATAAGGGACTTAGAGGATGCTGCAAAAGAAGCATTACTAGACTTAGAAGAAGAGGTAGCTAAATTTGTAATAGACCCGCATATAGAACTTTTAACTGAAAAATATAAAGGGTATGATAAGGTAAAAAAATACTTAGTTAATATGAGAAAAGATATTTTAGAGTATGTGTACTTATTTTATATGGATGAAGAAGAATTAAAAGATAAATATGATAAAGAACACTTTACAAAATATAAAGTAAATTTATTTGTTGATAATGGAAGTGATAAAAAAAGCTCTTCTGCTCCTGTGATAGTAGAAATGAATCCTAGTCCATCGAATTTATTTGGTAAGGCAGAGTATGACTATTATAATGGTGGAGTAAAAACAGATTTTACGAAATTGATTCCAGGTGCTGTCCATAAAGCTAACGGAGGATATCTAGTATTATATACAGATCAATTATTGAGATATGGACTATCTTGGGATATGTTAAAAAGAACTATACAGTCAAGAAAAATAGGAGTAGATACTCAAACTTCTATAAAACCCGAAAGCATACCTATAGATATGAAAGTTGTATTAATAGGAAATAATTATATGTATAATTTACTTTATAACTATGATGCAGATTTTAGTAAGTATTTCAAAATATTCGTTGATTTTGACAATGAGATGGATAAAAATGATACTAATAAAGATGGTATAACTAGATTTATAGCATTGCAATGTAATAAAAATAAACTAAAACATTTTACTTACGATGCAGTGCAAGAAGTTATAAAATTTAGTACTAGGGTGTCTGGTGATAATAGTAAACTTTCAACAGAGTTTAATAAGATACTAGAAATTATCATAGAAGGAGATGCATATGCAACAATTCGAGGTGTTGAATATGTTGATAAAGAGGACGTTAAGATAGCTATAAATGAAAGAAGAAAAAGACTCAGCAGAATAGAAAGTAAAATGGATGAATCATTAGAAAATGGATTTACGCTTATGGAAACAGAAGGTAAAAAAATAGGTGTTATAAATGGATTATCAGTTCTTAATATGGGAGAATACTCATTTGGAAGACCTTCTAGGATAACTGTAACAACTAGCCCTGGAAACAAGGGAATAGTAAACATTGAAAGAGAAGTAAATATGAGCGGACCAATACACAATAAAGGAGTACTTATATTAGGTGGATATTTAGCTGAGAACTTTGCTCAAGAATTTCCGTTATCTATAAATGCATATATTTGTTTTGAGCAAAACTATGGTGGTATTGATGGCGATAGTGCAACAGGAGCTGAATTATATGCACTAATTTCATCATTAAGTAAAATACCATTGAAGCAAAATATTGCGGTAACTGGATCTATGAATCAAAAAGGAGATATACAAGTAGTTGGAGGTATCGCTGAAAAGGTGGAAGGATTCTATTCTACATGTAAGAGAAAAGGTTTGATTGGAAATCAAGGGGTTATAATACCTAAAAATAATAGCAGAAATTTAGTATTATCAGATGAATTAAATGAGGCTATAGAAAAAGGAATATTTAAAATATATCAAGTAGAAAGGGTAGAACAAGCACTGGAAATATTAACAGATATGAGTTTCGATTATATTAAGAAACTAACAGTTGATAAGCTCAGAGAGTTTAGCAAAATAAAAAATGAATCAAAATAA
- the queG gene encoding tRNA epoxyqueuosine(34) reductase QueG, protein MNKKELKEFCASLGLKCVGIAGVGPYDTLEKIIKHRLSNGHTTGMEEPILEKRINPKLTMENAKSIIVCAFPYYVGDDIDSNLSKYCRGKDYHIIAKEFLQKICNCLEEKIKGFEYKIFVDNGPLVDRHLAQISGVGYFGINNNIITDEYGSYVFIGYIINNYEFYPDEPLPKTCINCGACVKYCPGNALLGNYEMNPKRCISYLTQKKEYLSDEEKETIKNNGKVFGCDICQDVCPHNKNISKSDIEGFMKDLIYNLEYENINSMSNKEFKRTYGDRAFSWRGKNLIKRNLEIVNDLEQS, encoded by the coding sequence ATGAATAAAAAAGAATTAAAAGAATTTTGTGCATCACTAGGATTAAAATGTGTAGGAATAGCAGGAGTAGGTCCTTATGATACTTTAGAAAAAATAATAAAACATAGATTGTCTAATGGACATACTACAGGGATGGAAGAGCCTATCTTAGAAAAAAGAATAAATCCTAAGTTAACTATGGAAAATGCAAAATCAATAATAGTATGCGCTTTTCCATATTACGTAGGAGACGATATCGATTCTAATTTATCGAAATATTGCAGGGGTAAAGATTACCATATAATAGCAAAAGAATTTCTTCAAAAAATTTGTAATTGTTTAGAAGAAAAGATAAAAGGTTTTGAATATAAAATTTTTGTAGACAATGGCCCGTTAGTTGATAGACATTTAGCTCAAATTTCAGGAGTTGGATACTTTGGAATAAATAATAACATAATAACCGATGAATATGGTTCTTATGTGTTTATAGGATATATTATAAATAATTATGAGTTTTATCCAGATGAACCACTACCAAAAACATGTATAAATTGTGGTGCTTGTGTAAAATATTGTCCGGGAAATGCTCTTTTAGGAAATTATGAGATGAATCCTAAAAGATGTATATCTTATTTAACTCAAAAGAAAGAGTATTTATCAGATGAGGAAAAGGAAACAATAAAAAATAACGGTAAAGTTTTTGGATGTGATATATGTCAAGATGTATGCCCTCATAACAAAAATATTTCTAAAAGTGATATTGAAGGTTTCATGAAAGACTTAATATATAACTTAGAGTATGAAAATATAAATTCAATGTCTAATAAAGAGTTTAAGCGAACATATGGTGATAGGGCTTTTAGTTGGAGAGGTAAAAATTTAATTAAAAGAAATTTAGAAATAGTAAATGACTTAGAGCAATCTTAA
- a CDS encoding RusA family crossover junction endodeoxyribonuclease, which yields MIKLTIPGRPISKSNFKLHNVHGQAWMPSKGKHSKYLAYENMIAGFINQQYQGETIEEELITVLKLYFPNKRMGDLHNYPKSICDGIEKSGIIKNDKQLKPVLLFDFIDKENPRVEIELYPASKFDISYKIIEK from the coding sequence TTGATAAAATTAACAATCCCAGGTAGACCTATAAGTAAATCTAATTTTAAACTTCACAATGTTCATGGTCAAGCATGGATGCCATCAAAAGGTAAACATTCTAAGTACCTTGCATATGAAAACATGATTGCAGGTTTCATAAATCAACAGTATCAAGGTGAAACTATAGAGGAAGAATTAATTACCGTATTAAAACTATATTTTCCAAATAAGCGTATGGGTGATTTACACAACTACCCTAAAAGTATTTGTGATGGAATCGAAAAAAGTGGTATCATAAAAAATGATAAACAACTTAAGCCAGTGCTTTTATTTGACTTTATAGATAAAGAAAACCCACGTGTTGAAATAGAACTTTATCCTGCATCTAAGTTTGATATTTCTTATAAAATTATAGAAAAATAG